ACTGTAAGTTTACGTATTAACTGTTGATTTCCGTTCCAGGCGCTTCGCTTGCCTGCGGGCGGTCCGGAAGCCTCCTTGCTACTTTGGAAGCCACTGGAATTTTTATGTTATAGAGGTTGTTTCGACATCCGCTGTTGATCTCCACAAATGGCTACGCATTCCTAGGGGCGCTGCTGGAGCCTCCTCGGCTTAGCCTGCAGGGTCTCCACTTAGCGCTTTCTCCCTCAGGAGTCTTCGCCCTTTGCTCCAATCAACAGCTAGAAATAACCATTAACATGAAATCTCCGTTTTCAGTGGCCTCCGCGGGGTCTCCCCTGTCCCTTCCTCCCACGGGCGTCTGCGCACCTTCCACTACAATCAACAAGGTTACTGGAAGTTACTCCATCTATTAAAGTGTCACTTTTTGTTTGTTGTGGATTTCTGCGTATACTTTTGTAGGAAGTCCCCAGAGTTTGATGAACCCTACTGCTGCATTATGATCAAACATATCCCCTTTGGAATAGGTTGCAAGCTCTTCATTGTAAAGGCTGTATAGCGATTGGCGTCCTACTACAGTATGATTGCCTTTTTGTAGTTTCACGCGAATTTTCCCTGTTACATTTTTCTGTGTCTCTTCAATAAATGCTCCTAGTGCGTTCACTAATGGAGAGTACCACAGTCCTTCATAGATGACTTTCGCCATTTGCTCATCAATGGTAGATTTAAACTGGCTAACTTCTCTTGGAAGTGTCAAAAACTCCAGTTCCTTATGTGCTTGAATAAGAATAAGAGCTGCAGGGTTTTCGTATACTTCTCTTGATTTGATTCCGACCAAGCGGTTTTCGATATGATCGATTCTTCCAACCCCATGTTTTCCCCCAACCAGATTTAGTTCTTCGATTAAATCAACCAGGCCCATTTGCTTATCATTTAGTGCTACCGGTACACCCTTTTCAAAACTTATTTCAACGTATTCCGGTTGATCTGGTGTCAGTTCAATCGGGTTAGTCCAATCAAAAGCAGCTTCTGGTGCTTCATTCCATGGATTTTCCAGCACCCCTGCTTCACATGCTCTGCCCCAAATATTTGCATCGATGGAAAATGGATTTTCCAAATTAACCGGGATTGGGATGTTATGCTTAACTGCGTATTCAATTTCCTCGTCTCTTGTCATCCCCCACTCACGAACAGGTGCAATGACTTTCAAATTAGGATTTAGTGCTTGAATGGAAACTTCAAAACGAACTTGATCGTTCCCTTTCCCGGTGCAACCATGTGCCACCGCTACCGCTCCCTCTTCCTCTGCTACTTGTACAAGCAGCTTTGAAATAAGCGGACGAGACAATGCGGATGATAGAGGGTATTTCCCCTCATACATCGCATTTGATTTTAGTGCAGGTACAATATAATCTTTGGCAAGCATCTCTTTTGCATCAACCATAATAGCTTTAATTGCACCGACATCGAGAGCCTTTTGTTTAATCGATTCCAAATCTTTGCCCTCTCCAACATCAAGACCAAGCGCTATCACATCATAGCCATATTTCTCTTGTAAC
This window of the Sutcliffiella horikoshii genome carries:
- a CDS encoding argininosuccinate synthase, yielding MKKEKVVLAYSGGLDTSVSVKWLQEKYGYDVIALGLDVGEGKDLESIKQKALDVGAIKAIMVDAKEMLAKDYIVPALKSNAMYEGKYPLSSALSRPLISKLLVQVAEEEGAVAVAHGCTGKGNDQVRFEVSIQALNPNLKVIAPVREWGMTRDEEIEYAVKHNIPIPVNLENPFSIDANIWGRACEAGVLENPWNEAPEAAFDWTNPIELTPDQPEYVEISFEKGVPVALNDKQMGLVDLIEELNLVGGKHGVGRIDHIENRLVGIKSREVYENPAALILIQAHKELEFLTLPREVSQFKSTIDEQMAKVIYEGLWYSPLVNALGAFIEETQKNVTGKIRVKLQKGNHTVVGRQSLYSLYNEELATYSKGDMFDHNAAVGFIKLWGLPTKVYAEIHNKQKVTL